A single Arcobacter sp. FWKO B DNA region contains:
- a CDS encoding phospholipase effector Tle1 domain-containing protein: MACKVLHIGVFFDGTGNNKINDTKTNSLSNIAKLSDMYRDDIWTNSQGIEHKSVMIYKEGVGTRKEENSLDLASGGGGAKRINEALDEVEKLLDNHKDTDNPESSDDYIARFINVFGFSRGAAMARDFVNTFYDRNNRLWKFKNVTINFVGIYDTVGSFGRAGDDINYKPIDPSKHSEKSFGIGGMSNNVDTTSKIFHDRQSVEEYIQNMQNQDWKLQKDVEVKRRNNQEYYIVSLYKEKKEYETYNFHLSSESANKIVHIIADNEVRYNFPLTSSIKNPPHEEYSYIGVHSDIGGGYEPTISETHSFTIKRNIMTYEEAYRIMQEEKSKLHDKWFLSIENDTQSPINSYIVTGKYTRTVSNTLANITLHRMYELAKQNNVPFKDEIDKHPIHKDLYKYNNLTKTNPSSALLCEYKEYIKHNFIHHSAVDSANIDTRRDAQDLAEHLVNSNDARYVDEYNKEISPNLARLNPRARVQRAVFGNDGSRAVVALAEV, translated from the coding sequence ATGGCTTGTAAAGTATTACATATTGGTGTATTTTTTGATGGAACTGGTAATAATAAAATAAATGATACAAAGACTAATAGCCTATCAAATATAGCCAAACTAAGTGATATGTATAGAGATGACATATGGACAAACTCTCAAGGGATAGAACACAAAAGTGTTATGATATACAAAGAAGGTGTTGGGACAAGAAAAGAAGAAAACTCACTTGATTTAGCAAGTGGAGGTGGTGGAGCAAAGAGGATAAATGAAGCTTTGGATGAAGTAGAAAAACTTTTAGATAATCATAAAGATACAGACAATCCTGAGAGTTCTGATGATTATATAGCAAGATTTATCAATGTATTTGGCTTTAGCAGAGGTGCGGCAATGGCTAGGGATTTTGTGAATACTTTCTATGATAGAAATAACAGGCTATGGAAATTCAAAAATGTAACAATCAACTTCGTAGGAATATACGACACAGTAGGTTCATTCGGAAGAGCTGGTGATGATATAAACTATAAACCAATAGACCCTTCTAAACATTCAGAGAAAAGTTTTGGAATTGGTGGTATGAGCAACAATGTAGATACAACTTCAAAGATATTTCACGATAGACAAAGTGTAGAAGAATATATACAAAATATGCAAAATCAAGATTGGAAGCTACAAAAGGATGTAGAGGTAAAAAGAAGAAACAATCAAGAGTACTATATAGTATCTTTATACAAAGAAAAAAAAGAATATGAAACTTATAACTTTCATCTAAGTAGTGAATCAGCAAATAAAATAGTACACATTATTGCAGACAATGAAGTAAGATACAATTTTCCATTAACTTCATCTATTAAAAATCCTCCACATGAAGAATACAGCTACATAGGAGTTCATTCTGACATTGGTGGTGGATATGAGCCTACAATATCAGAAACTCATAGTTTTACAATCAAAAGAAATATTATGACATATGAAGAAGCATATCGTATTATGCAAGAAGAAAAGTCTAAATTACATGATAAATGGTTTTTAAGTATAGAAAATGATACACAATCACCTATTAACTCATATATAGTAACAGGAAAATACACAAGAACAGTATCCAATACTTTAGCAAATATTACACTACACAGAATGTATGAACTAGCCAAACAAAACAATGTACCATTTAAAGATGAAATTGATAAACATCCAATACATAAAGATTTATATAAATATAACAACCTAACAAAAACAAATCCATCAAGTGCCTTGCTATGTGAGTATAAAGAATATATTAAACATAACTTCATACATCACTCAGCTGTAGATAGTGCAAATATAGATACAAGAAGAGATGCTCAAGATTTAGCAGAACATTTAGTAAACTCCAATGATGCTAGATATGTGGACGAATACAACAAAGAAATATCACCTAATCTTGCAAGACTCAACCCAAGAGCAAGAGTGCAAAGGGCTGTATTTGGTAATGATGGGTCTAGGGCTGTTGTGGCTTTAGCTGAAGTTTAA
- a CDS encoding DUF4123 domain-containing protein: protein MIDMLKNLLLESFDTKEEEINLYCICESKFYKDFHTLLENEWKLKHKSLFKDENLAVSFNKISPYLIDITSNPKQLNLLLEEYGNNSCVFFYSKLNFKSMLKQTQAMFEVCNTNKSLGYFKYYIPSNLNEIFKKPTQKQSQYLFTNIIEYYMEDDLEPNKLNKYTYKDNQIQKQIITLKD from the coding sequence ATGATTGATATGTTAAAGAACCTGTTACTTGAAAGTTTTGATACAAAAGAAGAAGAAATAAATCTATATTGTATATGTGAAAGTAAGTTTTATAAAGATTTTCATACTTTATTAGAAAACGAATGGAAGCTCAAACATAAATCTCTTTTTAAAGATGAGAATTTAGCAGTATCCTTTAATAAAATATCACCTTATCTTATAGATATTACCAGTAATCCTAAACAATTAAATTTGCTACTTGAAGAATATGGAAATAATTCTTGTGTATTCTTTTATTCAAAATTAAATTTTAAATCCATGCTAAAACAAACACAAGCTATGTTTGAGGTTTGTAATACAAATAAAAGCTTAGGATATTTTAAATACTATATTCCATCAAATTTAAATGAGATATTTAAAAAACCAACACAAAAACAATCACAATATTTATTTACTAATATTATTGAATACTATATGGAAGACGATTTAGAACCAAATAAATTGAACAAATATACATATAAAGACAATCAAATCCAAAAACAAATAATCACACTAAAGGACTAA
- a CDS encoding type VI secretion system Vgr family protein — protein sequence MYLTQDEQEQYAQILFDTKGLADEALKNTLENTFGTLKGYELYKVTSDTKAFILFSALSWDKNKQTGENISHIAGDNITSILIAMIGLVGWEAFMATILVDTGLKSVGIDLGTISEKAYNNGISASKISDIETNNFKKLPSDAKKAMTEQGIYPGGPKWNSFIMDQVKRQNQTSSTTQRINARINFIGLDELSESGTRDLRDLTILNDFSIYKLEGYSSVDSYYKFTILFVSDYDLVIEDIVDLECCVRVRDEINSLNKKEIYGRVFKIKEYSVVGSKRVYEVVLVSPLHYLSLNKRYEIYMDKSVKDIISIILGRYKALLGIDLVLKVDNLKYPIRHYTTQYAQSDYEFIKMLCEEEGLVLLSDYSSNNPYGLVLCELNEHAVSCEGIEASFFASKKFALSNYSEDFYDYLKPSVDMQTTHGKNLEFDTYKDNSNTKQLRHDLQYEILRDRLELYDGSNAKDLKRYNEIDAQRGYSSSIKVDGVSYELSMRDGISVVLNDTKLLQEKEVIILSVEYQGFFPNALDEYKEDDKDKTQYFVQFSSIVKDHIYRPYKTITKPRISSVQTAIVSKGDNNTKDSANEIDVNHLGEIRVIMHFDYNRPTSCYIPLSNIYSGDNYGARFLPRVNSEVIVSYINGDIDRPIIIGSLHNGENKIPYPLPQTKTQSYIKTQTTPQYQDKEGYNEILFEDKPNNEQLNLRAQKDHNVLVLNNSNETIQNNKTKFVQNNEKNTIKGNQSTHIHKNKSETINIASALTIGAGYQVSVGAGKNESVGGSSTEQVGILKHVIVGDKYTIGVGKSSITMYSNGNIIIQGEDIPIIGAEHIQVIAPRVYIDKGRSKSFENTSSFCLKCMLANSVQGISL from the coding sequence ATGTACCTAACACAAGATGAACAAGAACAATATGCACAAATATTATTTGATACCAAGGGCTTAGCAGATGAGGCTTTGAAAAATACACTAGAAAATACATTTGGTACATTAAAAGGATATGAATTATATAAGGTTACTAGTGATACAAAAGCTTTTATATTATTTTCAGCACTCAGTTGGGATAAGAATAAACAAACAGGAGAAAATATTTCACATATTGCAGGTGATAATATTACAAGCATTCTAATAGCCATGATAGGTCTTGTTGGATGGGAAGCTTTTATGGCAACTATTTTAGTAGATACTGGATTGAAGTCAGTAGGCATAGACTTAGGAACAATAAGTGAAAAAGCATATAATAATGGTATAAGTGCTTCAAAAATCAGTGATATTGAAACTAATAATTTTAAGAAATTACCATCTGATGCAAAAAAAGCAATGACAGAGCAAGGTATATACCCAGGTGGTCCAAAATGGAATAGTTTTATAATGGATCAAGTCAAAAGACAAAATCAAACAAGCTCAACAACCCAACGCATAAACGCAAGAATAAACTTCATAGGCTTAGATGAACTTTCCGAATCTGGAACAAGAGATTTAAGAGATTTAACTATTCTAAATGATTTCAGTATCTACAAACTAGAAGGATACAGTAGTGTAGATAGTTATTATAAGTTTACTATACTATTTGTAAGTGATTATGATTTGGTTATTGAGGATATTGTTGATTTGGAGTGTTGTGTTAGGGTAAGGGATGAGATAAATAGTTTAAATAAAAAAGAGATATATGGTAGAGTATTTAAGATTAAAGAATATAGTGTTGTAGGGAGTAAAAGAGTTTATGAGGTAGTACTTGTTTCACCATTACATTATCTTAGTTTAAATAAACGATATGAGATATATATGGATAAGAGTGTAAAAGATATTATTAGTATAATACTTGGAAGATACAAAGCATTACTTGGTATTGATTTGGTTTTAAAAGTAGATAATCTAAAATATCCTATAAGACACTATACTACTCAATATGCTCAAAGTGATTATGAGTTTATTAAGATGCTTTGTGAAGAAGAAGGGTTAGTTCTTCTTAGTGATTATAGTTCAAACAATCCTTATGGTTTGGTATTATGTGAGTTAAATGAACATGCAGTATCTTGTGAGGGTATTGAAGCTAGTTTCTTTGCTTCTAAGAAGTTTGCCCTATCAAACTATAGTGAAGACTTCTATGACTATTTAAAACCCTCTGTAGATATGCAAACAACTCATGGTAAAAACTTAGAGTTTGATACATATAAAGACAACTCCAATACTAAACAACTAAGACATGATTTACAATATGAGATATTAAGAGATAGATTAGAGCTATATGATGGCTCTAATGCTAAAGATTTAAAAAGATACAATGAAATAGATGCACAAAGAGGATATAGCTCTAGTATCAAAGTAGATGGTGTTAGTTATGAGTTATCTATGAGAGATGGTATAAGTGTAGTACTTAATGATACTAAACTACTTCAAGAAAAAGAAGTGATAATACTAAGTGTAGAGTATCAAGGATTCTTTCCTAATGCATTAGATGAATACAAAGAAGATGATAAAGATAAAACACAATACTTTGTACAATTTAGCTCTATTGTAAAAGACCATATCTATAGACCATATAAAACTATTACTAAACCAAGAATAAGTAGTGTACAAACAGCTATAGTATCTAAAGGGGATAATAATACTAAAGATAGTGCAAATGAGATAGATGTCAATCATCTTGGTGAAATAAGAGTTATTATGCACTTTGATTATAATAGACCAACAAGCTGTTATATTCCACTAAGTAATATCTATAGTGGAGACAATTATGGAGCAAGGTTTCTTCCAAGAGTTAATTCTGAAGTAATAGTAAGTTATATCAATGGTGACATAGATAGACCTATTATAATAGGAAGCTTACACAATGGTGAAAATAAAATACCCTATCCTCTTCCCCAAACTAAAACTCAAAGCTATATAAAAACACAAACTACTCCACAATATCAAGACAAAGAAGGATATAACGAAATACTATTTGAAGACAAACCAAATAATGAACAACTTAACCTAAGAGCACAAAAAGACCATAATGTACTAGTACTCAATAACTCTAATGAAACAATACAAAACAATAAAACAAAGTTTGTTCAAAATAATGAAAAAAACACAATAAAAGGAAACCAAAGTACCCATATACATAAAAACAAATCTGAAACTATCAATATAGCTAGTGCCCTTACCATTGGAGCAGGATATCAAGTGAGTGTAGGTGCAGGGAAGAATGAGAGTGTTGGGGGGAGTTCTACGGAGCAAGTGGGAATACTCAAGCATGTAATAGTAGGAGATAAATATACCATAGGAGTAGGAAAAAGCTCCATAACTATGTATTCAAACGGTAATATCATAATCCAAGGAGAAGATATCCCTATTATTGGAGCTGAACATATTCAGGTTATTGCTCCTAGGGTTTATATAGATAAAGGTAGATCAAAAAGCTTTGAAAATACATCATCTTTTTGTTTGAAATGTATGTTAGCAAATAGTGTACAAGGGATTAGTTTATGA